The following proteins come from a genomic window of Gemmatimonadaceae bacterium:
- a CDS encoding helix-turn-helix domain-containing protein, protein MKAGAGVTVSTTDGGGAPRMVSPEEFGRRWGKSPYTVREYCKAGRIPGAEKVVNAWRIPENAKVGDVPRRDNADDTPDWYITKRRREEE, encoded by the coding sequence ATGAAGGCTGGTGCTGGAGTGACGGTCTCCACGACCGACGGCGGCGGTGCGCCGCGCATGGTCTCGCCGGAAGAGTTCGGTCGTCGTTGGGGGAAGAGCCCGTACACCGTTCGCGAGTACTGCAAGGCGGGGCGCATCCCTGGCGCCGAGAAGGTCGTAAACGCGTGGCGCATCCCCGAGAACGCAAAGGTGGGCGACGTGCCACGTCGCGATAACGCCGATGACACGCCTGACTGGTACATC